Proteins co-encoded in one Lysobacter solisilvae genomic window:
- a CDS encoding S9 family peptidase — protein MNPTLPLLATLLMTTTFSLQAAELPAPPDVARKAHSVKAPHGAQRSDEYYWLRDDSRKNEEMLGYLKAENAYADAALAPLQPLKTKIYDEIIARIKQDDSSVPFRERDYWYQTRYQTGQDYPIHVRHKGSMDAPEEVMLDVNAMAAGKEYFSVGDHEVSQDNQLLAWAEDDVGRRQYTIRFKNLATGEIHPDTVTGVSPNLVWADDNRTLFYVENDPETLLTVRVKKHVLGTPSSQDELVYEEHDDSFYMGVSRTRDDKFICIGVSSTVSDEMRCAPAADPKQFVVLSPRERDVEYEADHHGGRWVIRTNAPNGKGVPAKNFKIVTAPSGSTSRADWVDWVPHRDDVYIEGFELFDTFTAIAERSQGLERVRMLRADGSAQFVDADEPAYSMGLSVNAEPDSEWLRYSYTSMTTPNTTYELNTRTGERKLLKRDPVPGYDPTQYVTERLWATARDGTKVPVSLLYKKGFRKDGTAPMLQYAYGSYGSSMDPGFSNGAISLVDRGLVYAIAHIRGGQEMGRQWYEDGKLLKKKNTFTDFIDVTDFLVKEGYAAKDRVAAHGGSAGGLLMGAVSNMAPDRYRVILTEVPFVDVVTTMLDASIPLTTNEYDEWGNPEKKEYYDYMLSYSPYDNLKPQAYPAMFVFTGLWDSQVQYFEPAKYVARLRDVNTSDRTVLFRTNMAAGHGGKSGRFRRHEERAELYAFMLDQLGATELR, from the coding sequence ATGAATCCGACTCTTCCCCTGCTGGCGACGCTGCTGATGACGACCACCTTCTCCCTCCAGGCCGCCGAGCTGCCTGCTCCGCCCGACGTGGCCCGCAAGGCCCATTCGGTGAAGGCGCCGCACGGCGCGCAGCGCAGCGACGAGTACTACTGGCTGCGCGACGACTCGCGCAAGAACGAGGAGATGCTCGGCTACCTGAAGGCGGAGAACGCCTACGCCGACGCGGCACTGGCGCCGCTGCAGCCGCTGAAGACGAAGATCTACGACGAAATCATCGCGCGCATCAAGCAGGACGACAGTTCGGTGCCGTTCCGCGAGCGCGACTACTGGTACCAGACGCGCTACCAGACGGGCCAGGACTATCCCATCCACGTGCGCCACAAGGGCAGCATGGATGCGCCGGAGGAGGTCATGCTCGACGTCAACGCCATGGCCGCCGGCAAGGAGTACTTCAGCGTCGGCGACCACGAGGTCAGCCAGGACAACCAGCTGCTGGCCTGGGCGGAGGACGACGTCGGCCGCCGCCAGTACACGATCCGCTTCAAGAACCTGGCCACCGGCGAGATCCATCCCGACACGGTCACCGGCGTCTCGCCGAACCTGGTCTGGGCCGACGACAACCGCACCCTGTTCTACGTCGAGAACGACCCGGAGACCCTGCTCACCGTGCGCGTCAAGAAGCACGTGCTGGGCACGCCGTCCTCGCAGGACGAGCTGGTCTACGAGGAACACGACGACAGCTTCTACATGGGCGTGTCGCGCACCCGCGACGACAAGTTCATCTGCATCGGCGTGAGCAGCACCGTGTCCGACGAGATGCGCTGCGCACCGGCCGCGGACCCGAAGCAGTTCGTCGTGCTGTCGCCGCGCGAGCGCGATGTCGAGTACGAAGCCGACCACCACGGCGGTCGCTGGGTCATCCGCACCAACGCCCCGAACGGCAAGGGCGTGCCGGCGAAGAACTTCAAGATCGTCACCGCGCCGAGCGGTTCGACTTCGCGTGCCGACTGGGTGGACTGGGTGCCGCACCGCGATGACGTCTACATCGAAGGCTTCGAGCTGTTCGACACCTTCACCGCGATCGCCGAGCGCTCGCAGGGCCTGGAGCGCGTGCGCATGCTGCGCGCGGACGGCAGCGCCCAGTTCGTCGACGCCGACGAGCCGGCCTATTCGATGGGCCTGTCGGTGAACGCCGAACCGGACAGCGAGTGGCTGCGCTACAGCTACACGTCGATGACCACGCCTAACACCACCTACGAGCTCAACACCCGCACCGGCGAGCGCAAGCTGCTCAAGCGCGACCCGGTCCCGGGCTATGACCCGACGCAGTACGTGACCGAGCGCCTGTGGGCAACGGCCCGCGACGGCACCAAGGTGCCGGTGTCGCTGCTGTACAAGAAAGGCTTCAGGAAGGACGGCACCGCGCCGATGCTGCAGTACGCCTACGGCAGCTATGGCAGCTCGATGGACCCGGGCTTCAGCAACGGCGCGATCAGCCTGGTCGACCGTGGCCTGGTATACGCGATCGCGCACATCCGTGGCGGCCAGGAGATGGGCCGGCAGTGGTACGAGGACGGCAAGCTGCTGAAGAAGAAGAACACCTTCACCGACTTCATCGACGTCACCGATTTCCTGGTCAAGGAAGGCTACGCGGCCAAGGACCGGGTCGCCGCCCACGGCGGCAGCGCCGGCGGCCTGCTGATGGGCGCGGTGAGCAACATGGCGCCCGACCGCTATCGGGTGATCCTCACCGAGGTCCCGTTCGTGGACGTGGTGACCACGATGCTCGACGCCAGCATCCCGCTGACCACCAACGAGTACGACGAGTGGGGCAATCCGGAAAAGAAGGAGTACTACGACTACATGCTGTCGTACTCGCCCTACGACAACCTCAAGCCGCAGGCCTATCCGGCGATGTTCGTGTTCACCGGCCTGTGGGATTCGCAGGTGCAGTATTTCGAGCCGGCCAAGTACGTCGCGCGCCTGCGCGACGTGAACACCTCCGACCGCACCGTGCTGTTCCGGACCAACATGGCCGCCGGCCACGGCGGCAAGTCGGGTCGCTTCCGTCGCCACGAGGAACGCGCCGAGCTGTATGCGTTCATGCTCGACCAGCTGGGCGCGACGGAACTGCGATGA
- a CDS encoding prolyl oligopeptidase family serine peptidase, translating into MPATFQAPRGHVLSVLLTAGLAAIAGAAHAEDAARMKDAADPFAWLEEVEGKAPLDWVKTQNARTQAALTTAPGFGKLEADIRAVLDSNAKIPAVEKIGPYYYNFWKDAQHERGVWRRTTLEEYRKPDPQWETVIDLDALNEAEGIAEGKQWVWHGADCLKPDYTRCLIALSPGGSDADVTREFDLGTKSWVKDGFHRAQAKGGLGWIDRDRVYVYTDFGQGTMTSSGYPRVVKEWKRGTPIESAQVVYEGKADDMYIAAYRDPTAGFVRDFVSRTLAFYNDEIYVRGADGKLAKVDAPNSASKSVHKEWLLLELREPLQAAGTTYAAGSLIATRFDDFMAGKREFTVLFAPTERTSLSGYSWTKNHLVLNVLEDVKNRISVLTPAAGEWKREAFVGAPSLGTVSVGAVDADESDAVWMTTTDYLTPSTLALADIGQAPQVLKTNPTFFDASTHVAEQHFATSQDGTRVPYFLVRPKNLKLDGSAPTLLYGYGGFEVSLTPGYSGSVGKGWLEKGGVYAVANIRGGGEYGPRWHQAALKANRHKAYEDFAAVAKDLIDRKITSTPHLGVQGGSNGGLLTGNMLTQYPELFGAVVVQVPLLDMKRYSHLLAGASWMAEYGDPDTADWEFIQRFSPYHLFKADQKYPPVIFMTSTRDDRVHPGHARKMAARMIEAGKNVTYYENIEGGHGGSANNAQAAHMSALAYTFLWETLK; encoded by the coding sequence ATGCCCGCAACGTTCCAGGCCCCGCGGGGCCACGTGTTGTCCGTCCTCCTCACCGCGGGCCTCGCCGCGATCGCAGGCGCCGCCCATGCCGAGGATGCTGCCAGGATGAAAGACGCCGCCGACCCGTTCGCCTGGCTGGAGGAAGTGGAGGGCAAGGCTCCGCTGGACTGGGTCAAGACCCAGAACGCCCGCACCCAGGCGGCACTGACCACGGCGCCGGGCTTCGGCAAGCTCGAGGCGGACATCCGCGCCGTGCTCGACTCGAACGCGAAGATTCCGGCGGTCGAGAAGATCGGCCCGTACTACTACAACTTCTGGAAGGACGCGCAGCACGAGCGCGGCGTGTGGCGCCGCACCACGCTGGAGGAATACCGCAAGCCCGATCCCCAGTGGGAGACGGTGATCGACCTGGATGCCCTCAACGAAGCCGAAGGCATTGCCGAAGGCAAGCAGTGGGTGTGGCACGGCGCCGATTGCCTCAAGCCCGACTACACGCGCTGCCTGATCGCGCTGTCGCCGGGTGGTTCGGACGCCGACGTCACCCGTGAGTTCGACCTGGGCACGAAGAGCTGGGTGAAGGACGGGTTCCATCGCGCCCAGGCCAAGGGCGGACTGGGCTGGATCGACCGCGACCGCGTCTACGTCTACACCGACTTCGGCCAGGGCACGATGACCTCGTCGGGCTACCCGCGCGTGGTCAAGGAATGGAAGCGCGGCACGCCGATCGAATCGGCACAGGTGGTGTACGAAGGCAAGGCCGATGACATGTACATCGCCGCCTACCGCGATCCCACCGCCGGCTTCGTGCGCGACTTCGTCAGCCGCACCCTGGCCTTCTACAACGACGAGATCTACGTGCGCGGCGCCGACGGCAAGCTGGCCAAGGTCGACGCGCCGAACTCGGCGAGCAAGTCGGTGCACAAGGAATGGCTGCTGCTGGAGCTGCGCGAGCCGCTGCAGGCCGCTGGCACCACCTACGCGGCCGGCAGCCTGATCGCCACCCGCTTCGACGACTTCATGGCCGGCAAGCGCGAGTTCACCGTGCTGTTCGCCCCGACCGAGCGCACCTCGCTGTCCGGCTACTCGTGGACGAAGAACCACCTCGTCCTGAACGTGCTGGAAGACGTCAAGAACCGCATCAGCGTGCTCACCCCCGCCGCCGGCGAGTGGAAGCGCGAAGCCTTCGTCGGCGCGCCCAGCCTGGGCACCGTCAGCGTGGGCGCGGTCGACGCGGACGAGAGCGACGCGGTGTGGATGACCACCACCGACTACCTCACGCCCAGCACGCTGGCGCTGGCCGACATCGGCCAGGCGCCGCAGGTGCTCAAGACCAATCCGACCTTCTTCGACGCCAGCACCCACGTGGCCGAGCAGCACTTCGCCACCAGCCAGGACGGCACCCGCGTGCCGTACTTCCTGGTCCGGCCGAAGAACCTCAAGCTCGATGGCAGCGCCCCGACCCTGCTGTATGGCTACGGCGGCTTCGAGGTTTCGCTGACCCCGGGCTACTCCGGCAGCGTCGGCAAGGGCTGGCTGGAGAAGGGCGGCGTCTACGCCGTGGCCAACATCCGCGGCGGCGGCGAGTACGGTCCGCGCTGGCACCAGGCCGCGCTCAAGGCCAACCGCCACAAGGCCTACGAGGATTTCGCGGCCGTCGCGAAGGATCTCATCGACCGCAAGATCACCTCCACGCCGCACCTGGGCGTGCAGGGCGGCAGCAACGGCGGCCTGCTCACCGGCAACATGCTGACGCAGTACCCGGAGCTGTTCGGCGCCGTCGTCGTACAGGTGCCGCTGCTCGACATGAAGCGCTACAGCCACCTGCTGGCCGGCGCGTCCTGGATGGCCGAATACGGCGACCCGGACACCGCCGACTGGGAGTTCATCCAGCGCTTCTCGCCCTACCACCTGTTCAAGGCCGACCAGAAGTACCCGCCGGTCATCTTCATGACCTCGACCCGCGATGACCGCGTCCATCCCGGCCACGCCCGCAAGATGGCCGCCCGGATGATCGAGGCCGGCAAGAACGTGACCTACTACGAGAACATCGAAGGCGGCCACGGCGGTTCGGCGAACAACGCCCAGGCCGCGCACATGAGCGCGCTGGCCTACACCTTCCTCTGGGAAACCCTGAAGTAA
- a CDS encoding sensor domain-containing diguanylate cyclase, translated as MSARLLGLALLATVLLAVPRTGGAASQFDVLLDRADAVRSSDPASFQKRLAQLNALIAQASPAQRDRLAYLNAYSQAYAGHFDVAIAQAQRLIETTEDVSLQYRAGALIVNSHAAMRQFVEGLRQLEQMLPLADKVGDPDLRQQGLAVAAVLYNQIGQYELGLRYADQILAAPTSGRAECYAGMLKLEASLHLGVLGEEDAPVMQVIERCRVQHEAVWTNLSRAILARKWAARGERRKAAALLQEHAAEVAATRYPRLIGEIESLQAEFMLAEGDVDGAERHARASIAQSSGMANSLPLVMAHRTLYDIAARRNDPVAALHHYRNYAESDKAYLNDVKARELSYQIVRQETLQKNQQIELLNRRNEVLELEKRVDRAAARNTQLIAALLATLLAFIGYFAYKTKRMQMSFRRLAETDALTGISNRHHFTRQAEEALAFCARSGQDVGLIMFDLDHFKQINDLYGHVTGDFVLRQVAQACRACCRRNDRIGRIGGEEFAILLIGADLAAATRMAQVCCEKIAAVDTQGSGHTFGVSASFGVTTASLSGYDLTRLLSHADGMLYCSKREGRNRVSVYCAGQPEEGAELARTA; from the coding sequence ATGTCCGCACGCCTGCTAGGGCTTGCGCTGCTGGCGACCGTCCTGTTGGCGGTGCCGCGGACAGGCGGCGCCGCCAGCCAGTTCGACGTGCTGCTGGACCGCGCGGACGCCGTGCGCAGTTCGGATCCGGCCAGCTTCCAGAAGCGGCTGGCCCAGCTCAACGCGCTGATCGCGCAGGCATCGCCCGCGCAGCGCGACCGGCTGGCCTATCTCAACGCCTATTCGCAGGCCTACGCCGGCCATTTCGACGTCGCCATCGCGCAGGCGCAGCGGCTGATCGAGACGACCGAAGATGTCAGCCTGCAGTACCGGGCGGGCGCCTTGATCGTCAACAGCCACGCGGCCATGCGGCAGTTCGTCGAGGGACTGCGCCAGCTCGAGCAGATGCTGCCGCTGGCCGACAAGGTGGGCGACCCGGACCTGCGCCAGCAGGGCCTGGCCGTCGCCGCCGTGCTCTACAACCAGATCGGGCAGTACGAACTGGGCCTGCGCTACGCCGACCAGATCCTGGCCGCGCCGACCTCCGGGCGGGCCGAATGCTACGCCGGGATGCTCAAGCTGGAAGCCTCGCTGCACCTGGGCGTGCTGGGCGAGGAGGACGCGCCGGTCATGCAGGTCATCGAGCGGTGCCGGGTGCAGCACGAGGCGGTGTGGACCAACCTCAGCCGCGCCATCCTGGCGCGCAAGTGGGCAGCCAGGGGCGAGCGCCGCAAGGCCGCCGCGCTGTTGCAGGAACATGCCGCCGAAGTGGCCGCCACCCGCTATCCGCGGCTGATCGGCGAGATCGAATCGCTGCAGGCGGAATTCATGCTGGCCGAAGGCGACGTGGACGGCGCCGAACGGCACGCCCGGGCCTCGATCGCGCAGAGCTCGGGCATGGCCAACTCGCTGCCGCTGGTCATGGCGCACAGGACCCTCTACGACATCGCCGCGCGCCGCAACGACCCGGTGGCCGCGCTCCATCACTATCGAAACTACGCCGAGAGCGACAAGGCCTACCTCAACGACGTGAAGGCGCGCGAACTGTCCTACCAGATCGTGCGCCAGGAAACGCTGCAGAAGAACCAGCAGATCGAGCTGCTCAACCGCCGCAACGAAGTGCTCGAACTGGAAAAGCGCGTGGACCGGGCCGCGGCACGCAACACGCAGCTGATCGCGGCATTGCTGGCGACGCTGCTGGCCTTCATCGGCTACTTCGCCTACAAGACCAAGCGGATGCAGATGTCGTTCCGCCGCCTGGCCGAAACCGACGCACTCACCGGCATCAGCAACCGCCACCACTTCACCCGCCAGGCGGAGGAGGCGCTGGCCTTCTGCGCGCGCAGCGGCCAGGACGTCGGCCTGATCATGTTCGACCTGGACCACTTCAAGCAGATCAACGATCTGTACGGCCACGTCACCGGGGATTTCGTGCTGCGCCAGGTCGCGCAGGCCTGCCGCGCGTGCTGCCGTCGCAACGACCGCATCGGCCGCATCGGCGGCGAGGAATTCGCGATCCTGCTGATCGGCGCCGACCTGGCCGCCGCCACGCGCATGGCGCAGGTGTGCTGCGAGAAGATCGCCGCGGTCGACACCCAGGGCAGTGGCCACACGTTCGGGGTCAGCGCGAGCTTCGGGGTGACCACGGCGTCGCTGTCCGGATACGACCTCACGCGCCTGCTCTCGCATGCCGACGGGATGCTGTACTGCTCCAAGCGCGAAGGCCGCAACCGCGTCAGCGTGTATTGCGCCGGCCAGCCCGAGGAAGGCGCGGAGCTGGCGCGCACGGCCTGA
- a CDS encoding SAM-dependent methyltransferase, which yields MMTGTLQDGTHTDSMQKDSMHKDSMHKDSVPTHGTPVHRAPDAGAKTEGSLACVGLGMMLGAHIGPRARNYIEQADVVFAAVSDALVELWLQDMHGDVRSLQPFYAEGKSRHDTYREMVEAMMVEVRAGRRVCGAFYGHPGVFAQVPHHAVGQARSEGFLAHMEPGVSAEDCLYADLGIDPGRVGCAHFEASQFMFYQRRIDPSAYLVLWQIGLAGDRSLRRYSTDAQHRALLVDLLAQDYPRDHEVIIYEAATLPITSPRMERLPLSGLVEATLHLQSTLVIPPAMAMQPNQAMLDRIARLDAHRVPGGA from the coding sequence ATGATGACCGGCACCCTGCAGGACGGCACGCACACGGACAGCATGCAGAAGGACAGCATGCACAAGGACAGCATGCACAAGGACAGCGTGCCCACGCACGGCACGCCGGTCCACCGCGCACCCGATGCCGGCGCGAAGACCGAAGGCAGCCTGGCCTGCGTGGGCCTGGGCATGATGCTGGGGGCGCACATCGGCCCGCGTGCACGCAACTACATCGAGCAGGCGGATGTGGTCTTCGCGGCCGTGTCGGACGCGCTGGTCGAGCTGTGGCTGCAGGACATGCACGGCGACGTGCGCAGCCTGCAGCCCTTCTACGCCGAAGGTAAATCGCGTCACGACACCTATCGGGAGATGGTCGAGGCGATGATGGTCGAAGTCCGTGCCGGCCGGCGCGTGTGCGGCGCGTTCTACGGCCATCCCGGCGTGTTCGCCCAGGTGCCGCACCATGCGGTCGGGCAGGCGCGCAGCGAAGGCTTCCTGGCGCACATGGAGCCGGGCGTGTCGGCGGAGGACTGCCTGTATGCGGACCTGGGCATCGACCCGGGCCGCGTGGGCTGCGCGCATTTCGAAGCCAGCCAGTTCATGTTCTACCAGCGCCGCATCGACCCTTCGGCCTACCTGGTGCTGTGGCAGATCGGCCTGGCGGGCGACCGCAGCCTGCGCCGCTATTCCACCGACGCGCAGCACCGCGCGCTGCTGGTCGACCTGCTGGCCCAGGACTATCCCCGCGACCACGAAGTGATCATCTACGAAGCCGCGACACTGCCGATCACCTCCCCGCGGATGGAGCGCCTGCCGCTGTCGGGGCTGGTCGAGGCCACGCTGCACCTGCAATCGACCCTGGTCATTCCGCCGGCGATGGCGATGCAGCCCAACCAGGCCATGCTCGACCGCATCGCCCGGCTGGACGCGCACCGCGTGCCGGGCGGGGCCTGA
- a CDS encoding GNAT family N-acetyltransferase gives MRARPEGVALSPPGASRNAEDPALPEMRTARLRLRPLAAGDEALYERIYCDPVLMAQVADPLPPAAARDCFTRIVQGRAPRWRLWVMHEAAQDVDIGLAALVTNAQPRKGADVGSMVLPAWQRRGYTVEALRQLATHAFEVLGLPMLVGRHAATNAGSIAVLRRLGFRPVPVEPTDRFDARFDLRWELTAAAWRGYMAEELAAEKHSPGHHRGRNPPGA, from the coding sequence GTGAGGGCGCGGCCCGAGGGCGTCGCGCTGTCGCCGCCGGGCGCAAGCCGGAACGCGGAGGATCCCGCACTGCCGGAGATGCGGACGGCGCGGCTGCGGTTGCGCCCGCTGGCGGCGGGCGATGAGGCGCTGTACGAACGCATCTACTGCGACCCGGTCCTCATGGCGCAGGTCGCCGATCCCCTGCCTCCGGCCGCTGCCCGCGACTGCTTCACCCGGATCGTGCAGGGCCGCGCGCCGCGCTGGCGCCTGTGGGTGATGCACGAAGCCGCGCAGGACGTCGACATCGGCCTGGCCGCGCTGGTGACGAACGCGCAGCCGCGCAAGGGCGCCGACGTCGGCTCGATGGTGCTGCCGGCCTGGCAGCGTCGCGGCTACACGGTGGAGGCGCTCCGCCAGCTGGCGACGCACGCATTCGAGGTGCTGGGCCTGCCGATGCTGGTTGGACGGCACGCCGCGACCAATGCCGGTTCGATCGCCGTCCTGCGGCGGCTGGGGTTCCGGCCCGTTCCCGTGGAGCCGACCGATCGCTTCGACGCGCGCTTCGACCTTCGCTGGGAGCTGACGGCAGCGGCCTGGCGTGGATACATGGCTGAAGAACTCGCGGCCGAAAAGCATTCGCCTGGACATCATCGCGGCCGGAACCCACCGGGCGCATGA